GATATCTGACACCAGCTTTCCCATCTTTTCCCAGTCCACAACTTGGGCTATCCTCTCCAATCGCTCGTTACGCCCAACCTGCTCGGGAAGGAACGCTTCGATCATGGACGGGTTTCCCATATTGCGGTGCATGGCTAACTGTACGCATCCCTTTCAATGAATATGCGCCATGACTGCAGTGGTGCTATCTCATCAATATCCAAACAATGTCAGTCCGCGGCCTTCCCTAGCGTCTCCCGCCACCAACTCAGTCTTAGACTCCGTCTGCTAAAGCGAGAATCGCAGGTTTTCACACCTACGGTTTCTTAATTATCATCTTGCTCACAGATACCCCGGCCAGCTTGCAGGCCAACGAATCCCGCAGTTCCTTGTGAGTCATCATCGGCACGTCATCGAAGCGCCCCAGAATACTGGACTCCAGGGCCTGCATTTCCGCTTGCTCACGCCTAAGTGCTGGTTTCGCCAGTTCCTGTACAATTAATGTGTGATTATAGTACAAACCTCCCCTGCGGGGATTGTGACTAATCAAGCCACCCCCAAAACACAACGGCCCCGGCGAAAGCCGGGGCCGCGTCTTACTCACTACTGACTACCAACTACTGACTACTGACTACCGCCCTACCGTCCCACCACAAGCTTCTCCACCACCACGGCCTTGCCGTTGACCAGCACCTCTTCGCGCACGGTCACGCTGTGGCCGTTCGTCCCGTGGGCATGACCGTTCGTGTGCCCGTTCGAGCCGTTCGCGTGGCCGTTGCCGTGCACGTGCCCGTTGCCCGCCTCGGCGGGGGCCACAACCTTGTCCGTCAGCCCCAGCCGCGCCTCGGCCGTCTTCAGGATCGCCTCCAGCATCTGGGAATAGCTCATCCCGTGGTGGCCCGCCATCTTCGCCAGGTGCCCGTCCCAGCACCAGCCGGGGTTAGGGTTGGCCTCCAGCAGCCTGGGCATCCCGTTGGAGTCCAGGCGCCAGTCAAACCGCATGTAGTCGCGCGTCTCCAGGCGCTCCGCCAGCGCAAAGCACCACTCGACAAGCGCCTTCTCAGTCTCGTCAGGCAGCTTCGCCGGCACCGCCTTGATGTTCCAGTACGGCGACGTGGGGTCCCACTTCGCCTCGTACCCGCATATCTGCGGCAGCTCGGGCGGGAGCGACGAGTAGTCCTCCTCCGATATCGCCACCAGCGAGTACGTCCCCGGCGGGTTGCCGATGATGCCGACCGTCAGGTCCTTACCGGTCAGGAACTCCTCAACCAGCACGGGCTTCTCGTAGCCCAGCTTCGTGCGAATGTCCTGGATCGCGTCGATCAGCTCCTCCGCGGTGTACGCCACGCTCTTGGCAGTAATGCCGAAGCTGGAGTCCCCGAAGTTCGGCTTCACGATTACCGGGAAGTTGAACGGCAGGTCGAATATCGAATCGTTAAGCTTGATGAAGAAGGCCCCCGGTACCGGGATGCCCATCTCCTTCGCCACGCCGCGCACGAGCGACTTGTCGTAGCAGTGCGCAAGGCACTGCGGGTTGCCGCCCGTATACGGTATCCCAAGGAACTCCAGCATCGCAGGCACGTGCAGCTCCTTGCGAGGGTCGTTGCCGTACCCCTCATCGCAAAGGTTCAGCACGTAGTCGAACTTGCCCTGCAACCGCTGCAGGTCCTTGAAGAGCGTGTCGTGGTTGTTCAGGTACGTGAACCTGTACCCCGGGATGCCCTTCAACGCCTCCTTCATCTGGTCCAGCGTGTAGATGTCGTCGCTGTCGAACACGTTCGAAGGCTTCGTCGGGTCCGGCTTCGTCGGGTCGCCCGTGACGACCACGACGTGCTTCTCCGCCACCTTGGGCTTGGGCTTCGCCGGCGTCCACTCTTTGCGCACCTGCGCGGTGGCCAGGATGCGTCGTTCCATCATGCCCAGGTCCTGGTTCCGCTGGGAGTCCGGCTTCACCTCGCCCAGGTACGTGATGCCGGTAAAACCGGCGTCCGTCAGCAGCTTCGTGAGCGACTCCTTGGAATACAGGCGCTCGGCGTAGAACTGGTCGGCGATGATGCCCTTCTCAACGTGGGTGATGACCTCGCGGGACACGAGCCTGTCGCTGTCGGACGAAAGCGAGCGCTCGCGGCACACGAATAGCTTGTCGTTGATCCACTCCCAGGACCGCTTCTGGAAGTTCTCGCGCATGAAGTTGCCGTCCGTGATGTCGATGAGGATCTTCCCCCACGGCCGCAAAACGCGCATGACCTCGCGCAGAACTCGCAGGTCGTCCTGTGTGGTGTCGAAGTAACCGAAGCTGTTGCCCATGATAATCACGGCGTTGAAGCTGTCGGTCGCATACGGGAGCTTCCGCGCGTCGCCGGCCTTGAACTTCACCCCCAGCCCGTCCGCCTTCGCCCGCTCCTTGGCCTTCTGCACAAGGAAGTGCGAACGGTCCAGCCCCTCGACCAGCTTCAACCCGCGCCGCGCCAGCTCCAGGGAATGCCTTCCCTGGCCGCAGCAAAGATCGAGCACCTTGTCTTCGGGGGTAAGTCCGAGGCTCTTGACTACAATGTCGATTTCCGACTGTGTAATACGGGGGTCTTCGACCACGTCTGCGTCGGTCTTCAGGTAGAGCGAATTGAATATGTTCGACCACCAGTCGGACCGGACGTGCTCTTCGAGGTCGTTAACAGGACCTAGAGTCCTGATTCTATTGCGGATAGGCTTCTGCTTCGCGGAATTGCTTTTGGGGTC
The window above is part of the SAR202 cluster bacterium genome. Proteins encoded here:
- a CDS encoding methyltransferase domain-containing protein, with product MRTLGPVNDLEEHVRSDWWSNIFNSLYLKTDADVVEDPRITQSEIDIVVKSLGLTPEDKVLDLCCGQGRHSLELARRGLKLVEGLDRSHFLVQKAKERAKADGLGVKFKAGDARKLPYATDSFNAVIIMGNSFGYFDTTQDDLRVLREVMRVLRPWGKILIDITDGNFMRENFQKRSWEWINDKLFVCRERSLSSDSDRLVSREVITHVEKGIIADQFYAERLYSKESLTKLLTDAGFTGITYLGEVKPDSQRNQDLGMMERRILATAQVRKEWTPAKPKPKVAEKHVVVVTGDPTKPDPTKPSNVFDSDDIYTLDQMKEALKGIPGYRFTYLNNHDTLFKDLQRLQGKFDYVLNLCDEGYGNDPRKELHVPAMLEFLGIPYTGGNPQCLAHCYDKSLVRGVAKEMGIPVPGAFFIKLNDSIFDLPFNFPVIVKPNFGDSSFGITAKSVAYTAEELIDAIQDIRTKLGYEKPVLVEEFLTGKDLTVGIIGNPPGTYSLVAISEEDYSSLPPELPQICGYEAKWDPTSPYWNIKAVPAKLPDETEKALVEWCFALAERLETRDYMRFDWRLDSNGMPRLLEANPNPGWCWDGHLAKMAGHHGMSYSQMLEAILKTAEARLGLTDKVVAPAEAGNGHVHGNGHANGSNGHTNGHAHGTNGHSVTVREEVLVNGKAVVVEKLVVGR